A window of the Desulforapulum autotrophicum HRM2 genome harbors these coding sequences:
- a CDS encoding trimethylamine methyltransferase family protein: protein MIQSSNIQTKAVGMKILTEDQIWEIKQAAFDIIEKVGFKCQHKEVHKMMKQAGAWVKENNIKIPRYIVQECLVTTPKGWTIFDRNGRRAMEVEGEKSHYGTSTASPFTRDAFTDDIRKTTINDIALGARVADALPGIDFVMPMGTAQDVPADAAEVHEFEAMVSNTTKPSVFIGYTALGCEYVYEMAAVIAGGQENLSQKPFLIAYPEAIAPLFFPNEVVERIFVAADRFMPQLPGSTVQAGATGPVTLAGVITQITAESLIHITIAQLRKRGCPVAMSGNVGILDMKTALMAMGAPENNLALIAQAEVARSFGLPTWGLAGATDSKLLDAQSGLESAFSILSQGLSGLNLIHDMGYMASGMACSLEQLVMGNEIVGMTKRFVEGITVTRETIARQIIEDVGPGGHFLVQKHTVDHFKQELWTSKLLNRQTIDAWKTSGKPSMEDRVKQEVREISETHQPDPLSDKIISELDRLKREGEREILAKLEKG, encoded by the coding sequence GTGATTCAGTCTTCAAATATTCAAACCAAAGCCGTTGGGATGAAAATCCTGACCGAGGACCAGATCTGGGAAATCAAACAGGCGGCCTTTGATATTATTGAAAAGGTGGGGTTTAAATGCCAGCACAAAGAGGTTCACAAGATGATGAAACAGGCAGGTGCCTGGGTGAAGGAAAACAACATCAAAATACCTCGATATATTGTTCAAGAGTGTCTGGTGACAACCCCCAAGGGATGGACCATCTTTGACAGGAATGGCCGTCGGGCCATGGAGGTGGAAGGGGAAAAAAGTCATTATGGGACCTCCACAGCCAGTCCCTTTACACGGGATGCATTCACCGATGACATCCGCAAGACCACCATCAACGATATCGCCCTGGGTGCCAGGGTCGCAGACGCGCTTCCCGGAATCGATTTTGTCATGCCCATGGGAACGGCCCAGGATGTACCGGCAGATGCGGCAGAAGTTCATGAATTTGAAGCCATGGTTTCCAATACCACCAAACCTTCTGTCTTTATCGGCTACACAGCGCTTGGCTGCGAATATGTTTACGAGATGGCCGCTGTGATTGCAGGGGGCCAGGAAAACTTAAGCCAGAAGCCCTTTCTTATCGCCTACCCCGAAGCCATTGCCCCGCTTTTTTTCCCCAACGAAGTGGTTGAACGAATCTTTGTGGCAGCCGACCGGTTTATGCCCCAGCTGCCCGGCTCAACCGTCCAGGCAGGGGCAACCGGGCCGGTTACCCTGGCAGGAGTGATCACCCAGATCACGGCGGAATCCCTTATTCATATCACCATTGCCCAATTACGCAAACGAGGGTGCCCTGTGGCCATGAGCGGCAATGTGGGTATTCTGGATATGAAGACCGCTCTCATGGCAATGGGGGCGCCGGAAAACAATCTGGCCCTGATTGCCCAGGCAGAGGTGGCACGATCGTTTGGACTGCCCACCTGGGGCCTGGCCGGTGCAACCGATTCAAAACTGCTCGACGCCCAGTCGGGCCTTGAAAGCGCTTTTTCTATATTGAGCCAAGGTCTTTCCGGGCTCAATCTGATCCATGATATGGGTTATATGGCCTCGGGTATGGCCTGCTCTCTGGAACAGCTGGTAATGGGCAATGAAATTGTGGGCATGACCAAACGCTTTGTTGAAGGGATTACCGTCACCCGGGAAACCATTGCCCGGCAAATCATAGAAGATGTCGGACCGGGCGGTCATTTTTTGGTCCAGAAGCATACCGTGGACCATTTTAAACAAGAGCTGTGGACTTCCAAACTGCTCAACCGCCAGACCATTGATGCCTGGAAGACATCCGGCAAACCGTCCATGGAAGACCGGGTAAAGCAGGAAGTTCGGGAAATTTCTGAAACACACCAGCCAGATCCCCTGAGCGACAAAATCATATCCGAGCTGGATCGATTGAAACGGGAAGGGGAAAGGGAAATTCTTGCCAAATTGGAAAAAGGATAA
- a CDS encoding ABC transporter permease, translated as MNHTESKRLSSADEAALLADAGVPPRASAWRTNLKRLGRNPLAMTGTCVFGFFLLMAFIGPWVSPHEFQAQDIASRLQPPSTTHFFGTDQFGRDIFSRIVTGSRGIFLLGGTGTILAGIVGITLGLLAGYLGGLWDEILMRILDILLAFPPLLLALVIVSSVGPNMGNLILVVAILYVPVLARVTRSMVLDIKTKEFVESAITRGEKQSHILFREILPNAIPPLLVELAMRFSYAIFLVASLGFLGLGVQPPSPDWGLQINEARSYFTRAPWMLLFPAGAISLLVVSTNLMTDGLRDILNPDAGKGTS; from the coding sequence ATGAACCACACCGAGTCCAAACGATTGTCCTCTGCAGACGAAGCCGCACTCCTTGCAGATGCAGGGGTGCCGCCACGGGCCTCTGCCTGGCGCACAAACTTGAAACGCCTGGGGCGAAATCCCCTGGCCATGACCGGGACCTGTGTGTTCGGTTTCTTTCTTCTCATGGCATTTATCGGGCCCTGGGTGAGCCCCCATGAATTCCAGGCCCAGGATATCGCCAGCCGGCTCCAGCCTCCCAGCACCACCCATTTTTTCGGAACCGACCAATTCGGCAGGGATATCTTCAGCCGAATCGTTACCGGTAGCCGGGGTATTTTTCTTCTGGGTGGCACCGGCACCATCCTGGCCGGAATTGTCGGCATCACCCTGGGACTTTTGGCCGGTTACCTGGGCGGATTGTGGGATGAAATTCTCATGCGGATCCTGGACATTTTACTGGCTTTCCCACCCCTTCTTCTGGCCCTGGTCATCGTTTCCAGTGTCGGGCCCAACATGGGCAACCTGATTCTGGTGGTTGCCATTCTCTATGTTCCTGTTCTGGCCAGGGTTACCCGCAGCATGGTTTTGGACATCAAAACCAAAGAATTTGTGGAATCCGCCATCACCCGGGGTGAAAAACAATCCCATATACTGTTCCGCGAAATTCTGCCCAATGCCATTCCTCCGCTGCTTGTGGAACTGGCCATGCGATTCTCCTATGCCATCTTCCTGGTGGCCTCCCTGGGGTTCCTGGGACTGGGTGTTCAACCCCCATCACCGGATTGGGGGCTGCAGATCAATGAAGCAAGATCTTACTTTACCCGGGCCCCCTGGATGCTGCTCTTCCCGGCCGGGGCCATATCCCTCCTGGTGGTTTCCACCAACCTGATGACCGACGGACTTCGGGACATACTCAATCCCGATGCGGGAAAGGGGACCTCATGA
- a CDS encoding GntR family transcriptional regulator, translated as MPRKIGNETKHTIYQRIRADIITGQKKPGERLSIDILKNEFGTSVTPVRDALQMLSQEDLVTIKPRSGYYITLVSLKELNDMLELRQILELAAVERAAEKISDEQVIRLENVHEGFTTDDDANYARYTEENKNFHFLIAQASGNQELAKQIKHLHDRLARFMIIVRSGKIMSNVHGRLIERLKAHDPMGAKKALQKELDDARTSIMDKIMQEEAGSWHLGVSESSRGR; from the coding sequence ATGCCCAGAAAAATAGGCAATGAAACCAAGCACACCATATATCAGCGGATCAGAGCCGATATCATTACCGGTCAGAAAAAACCAGGAGAACGGCTATCCATTGACATTTTAAAAAATGAATTCGGGACCAGCGTCACACCTGTCAGGGATGCTTTGCAAATGCTCAGTCAGGAAGATCTGGTGACCATAAAACCAAGATCGGGTTACTATATTACCCTGGTGAGCTTAAAAGAACTCAATGATATGCTGGAGCTTCGACAAATCCTCGAGTTGGCAGCTGTTGAACGTGCGGCAGAAAAAATCTCTGATGAGCAGGTTATCCGTCTTGAAAACGTACATGAAGGGTTTACAACAGATGACGATGCCAATTATGCCCGGTACACCGAAGAAAATAAAAACTTTCATTTTCTGATTGCCCAGGCCTCGGGTAACCAGGAACTGGCCAAACAAATCAAACATCTACACGATCGGTTGGCGCGGTTTATGATTATTGTCCGTTCGGGAAAAATCATGAGCAATGTCCATGGCCGACTCATAGAACGGCTGAAAGCCCATGATCCAATGGGTGCTAAGAAAGCCCTTCAAAAAGAGCTGGATGACGCCAGAACAAGCATCATGGACAAAATCATGCAGGAAGAAGCCGGTTCCTGGCACCTGGGGGTTTCCGAATCCAGTCGCGGACGGTGA
- a CDS encoding dipeptide ABC transporter ATP-binding protein encodes MNTSKGTALDIRNLTLGYRTEDTELDVVRQVSLSIRAGESFGLVGESGSGKSTLAMGAIGYMPDNGYMRTGEVFLKDRRLTGLTRPEMTRIWGKTIGVVYQNPLTAMNPSLTIGQQMVEAAKSHTDLSRVQALELAHEMLTRVAMPKPEAIVAQYPHQLSGGMLQRCVIAMAMINSPDLLIMDEPTTALDVTSQAVVLDLVADLRETFSSTILYITHDLAVVAKICQRIGVLYAGELMEVGTIHDIFNRPAHPYTLSLLGCVPHFDAQARRRAMDSIPGRIPRMDELPQGCVFAPRCQFALPECHTKQPRLETVDKEHQSACIRHAHILGLARDTRQMKAYPTPKPGKQVLSISSLKKYYPASGSFFSSRNAKMVKAVNGVNLTLDKGFTMGIVGESGCGKTTLIRTIMGLLSPTQGEIRLDNIALAPRVADRPLDTLRKIQMVFQNPEASLNPRHTIAQSIQRPMVQPGILSRREIITRTFALLEAVNLPASYYNRMPGELSGGEKQRVAIARAFAADPSVVLLDEPLSALDVSVQASLINLLFELQHLNKTTYLFISHDLATVQHLSDWIAVMYLGRIMETGRSDKVFAPPYHPYTEALLSAIPVADPNIQQQHIRLEGSVPSAMEIPDGCPFHTRCPRKRGSLCETQAPPQQEGLDGHSICCHIPMEELGRIQAAAFVPTQKTQEAPLS; translated from the coding sequence ATGAACACTTCAAAGGGCACCGCTCTGGACATCCGCAACCTGACCCTGGGGTATCGAACCGAAGACACAGAACTGGATGTCGTCCGCCAGGTTTCCCTCAGCATACGGGCCGGCGAGAGTTTTGGCCTGGTCGGGGAATCCGGATCCGGAAAATCCACCCTGGCCATGGGCGCCATCGGCTATATGCCCGATAACGGATATATGCGTACAGGAGAGGTCTTTCTCAAGGATCGCCGCCTCACCGGCCTGACCCGGCCGGAGATGACCCGGATTTGGGGAAAGACCATTGGCGTGGTTTACCAGAATCCTCTCACCGCCATGAACCCGTCTCTGACCATCGGACAGCAGATGGTCGAGGCCGCAAAATCCCATACCGACCTGTCCCGGGTCCAGGCCCTGGAACTGGCACATGAGATGCTGACCCGGGTGGCCATGCCCAAACCAGAAGCCATTGTAGCCCAGTACCCCCACCAGCTGTCCGGGGGCATGCTCCAGCGCTGTGTCATTGCCATGGCCATGATCAACTCGCCGGACCTGCTCATCATGGATGAACCCACCACCGCCCTGGATGTCACCAGCCAGGCCGTGGTTCTGGATCTGGTGGCTGACCTGAGAGAAACCTTTTCGTCTACCATTCTCTACATCACCCATGACCTGGCCGTGGTGGCAAAGATCTGCCAGCGCATCGGCGTGCTGTATGCCGGTGAACTCATGGAAGTGGGAACCATACATGACATTTTCAACCGGCCGGCCCACCCCTACACCCTGAGCCTTTTGGGATGTGTGCCCCACTTTGATGCCCAGGCCAGACGCAGGGCCATGGACAGTATCCCCGGGCGCATCCCCCGCATGGACGAGCTTCCCCAAGGGTGTGTGTTTGCCCCCCGATGCCAGTTTGCGCTTCCTGAATGTCACACAAAACAGCCCCGGCTTGAGACCGTTGACAAGGAGCACCAATCGGCCTGCATCCGCCATGCCCATATTCTGGGTCTGGCCCGTGACACCCGTCAGATGAAGGCTTACCCCACACCCAAACCCGGCAAACAGGTGCTGTCCATCAGCTCGTTGAAAAAATACTATCCCGCTTCCGGCTCTTTCTTCTCTTCCCGGAACGCCAAGATGGTCAAGGCGGTGAACGGGGTGAACCTGACCCTTGACAAGGGGTTCACCATGGGCATCGTGGGGGAAAGCGGATGCGGAAAAACAACCCTGATCCGAACCATTATGGGCCTATTATCTCCCACCCAGGGAGAGATCCGCCTGGACAATATCGCCCTGGCCCCCCGGGTGGCCGACAGACCCCTGGACACCCTGAGAAAAATTCAGATGGTGTTCCAGAACCCCGAGGCCTCGTTGAACCCGCGCCATACCATCGCCCAGTCCATCCAGCGTCCCATGGTGCAGCCGGGGATACTGAGCCGCCGGGAGATCATCACCCGAACCTTTGCCTTACTGGAAGCCGTCAACCTGCCGGCCAGCTATTACAACCGGATGCCCGGGGAACTTTCCGGGGGTGAAAAGCAGCGGGTGGCCATTGCCAGGGCATTTGCGGCCGATCCCAGTGTGGTGCTTCTGGACGAGCCCTTGTCCGCCCTGGACGTGTCAGTCCAGGCCTCTTTGATCAACCTGCTCTTCGAACTCCAGCACCTGAATAAAACCACCTATTTGTTCATCTCCCATGATCTGGCAACGGTCCAGCACCTGTCCGACTGGATTGCCGTCATGTACCTGGGCCGGATCATGGAAACCGGACGATCCGACAAGGTGTTTGCCCCGCCCTACCATCCCTACACAGAGGCCCTGCTGTCCGCCATTCCCGTTGCCGACCCCAATATCCAGCAGCAACACATCCGGCTTGAAGGCAGTGTGCCCAGTGCCATGGAAATCCCGGACGGCTGCCCCTTCCATACCCGGTGTCCGAGAAAGCGGGGAAGCCTGTGTGAAACCCAGGCCCCCCCCCAGCAGGAAGGCCTGGATGGCCACAGCATCTGCTGCCATATCCCCATGGAGGAACTGGGCCGTATCCAGGCTGCAGCCTTTGTTCCAACCCAGAAAACACAGGAGGCACCCCTTTCATGA
- a CDS encoding ABC transporter substrate-binding protein — MKSSHLYRFILGWIAIFAIISSSNAMAATATKIRIGSQPVNALDPHFIASIADILVTEQMYHHLTFIDPSNNPVSDLALSWESPDGKVWTFTLDDGPVFSNGTPVTAKDVVFSYNRLRDPKIGAPTVKLYENVSEITALDDHTVRFTLNQPNPDFPSDAGDFHACVIPDGTKNPGKAHIGSGPYMIKSYFPEDRLILKKNPHFKGKVNLDEIHFIFSPDIGGQIEALRGGELDFVGGLTTEFAETIKNASNTKLLLNSANMHWVIHMRSDAGHVAADSRVRKALKLATDHQSIINAVRPGLASVGNGFSPVGPAFAGLHLVEKPVMDLEKAKALLAEAGFAKGLTIDLVAQNQLDVIPIATVWKEQMSKIGVTVNIQVIPTDVYYGEGENSWLKCDFGITDWGSRATPVTYFNLAYVSDGPWSSSHWKDAEFDDLVHQVGIEMKLDKRTELYHKLQRILIDRGPVIVPYFEKAVVGVSKNLNGVELPSDWARTRFWNASITR; from the coding sequence ATGAAATCAAGTCACTTGTACCGTTTTATTCTTGGATGGATTGCAATTTTCGCGATCATTTCAAGTTCCAACGCCATGGCGGCAACAGCCACCAAAATCAGAATCGGATCCCAGCCCGTAAACGCTTTGGATCCCCACTTTATCGCCAGTATCGCAGATATTCTGGTCACAGAGCAGATGTATCATCACCTCACCTTTATCGATCCCAGCAACAACCCGGTCTCTGATCTGGCCCTCAGCTGGGAGTCCCCGGACGGCAAGGTCTGGACCTTTACCCTGGATGACGGCCCTGTTTTCAGCAACGGTACGCCGGTAACAGCAAAGGATGTGGTCTTTTCCTACAATCGCCTCCGGGACCCGAAAATCGGCGCCCCCACGGTAAAACTCTATGAAAATGTTTCAGAAATAACCGCTCTGGATGACCACACCGTCCGTTTCACCCTGAACCAGCCCAACCCGGACTTCCCTTCGGACGCGGGTGATTTCCACGCATGTGTCATCCCGGACGGCACCAAGAACCCTGGAAAAGCGCACATCGGTTCCGGCCCTTACATGATCAAATCCTATTTCCCCGAAGACCGGCTGATCCTGAAAAAAAATCCCCATTTTAAAGGCAAGGTCAACCTGGATGAAATTCATTTTATTTTTTCTCCTGACATTGGTGGTCAGATCGAAGCCCTCCGGGGCGGAGAGCTGGATTTTGTGGGCGGTCTGACCACAGAATTTGCCGAAACCATTAAAAATGCCTCCAACACCAAGCTGCTGCTCAACTCCGCCAATATGCACTGGGTCATTCACATGAGAAGCGATGCCGGACATGTGGCGGCTGACAGCCGTGTGCGCAAGGCCTTGAAACTGGCCACGGATCACCAGTCCATCATCAATGCCGTTCGCCCGGGCCTGGCCTCCGTGGGCAACGGGTTCTCCCCTGTGGGACCTGCCTTTGCCGGACTTCACCTGGTTGAAAAACCGGTCATGGACCTGGAAAAGGCAAAGGCTCTGCTGGCGGAAGCCGGTTTTGCCAAGGGCCTCACCATTGATTTAGTGGCCCAGAACCAGTTGGATGTCATCCCCATTGCAACGGTCTGGAAGGAACAGATGTCCAAAATCGGCGTCACCGTCAATATCCAGGTAATCCCCACCGATGTCTATTACGGCGAAGGTGAAAATTCCTGGCTCAAATGTGATTTCGGCATCACGGACTGGGGGTCACGGGCAACACCGGTTACCTATTTCAACCTGGCCTATGTGAGCGACGGTCCCTGGAGCAGTTCCCACTGGAAGGATGCCGAGTTTGATGACCTGGTCCATCAGGTGGGCATTGAGATGAAACTGGACAAACGTACCGAGCTGTATCATAAACTCCAGCGCATTCTCATTGATCGCGGGCCGGTCATTGTGCCCTATTTTGAAAAAGCCGTGGTGGGTGTCTCCAAGAACCTGAATGGGGTTGAACTGCCGTCGGACTGGGCACGGACCCGGTTCTGGAACGCAAGTATCACCCGTTAA
- a CDS encoding ABC transporter permease has translation MKQFILKRFGFVLLTLLVSSILIFIATQILPGDVARMILGRFATDEALANLREQLGLNRPLLVQYTSWLWNFIQGDWGVSLSTDSPVMELVFSRLKNSAMLAVVAFAMYVPAGIFLGLIAAFRRNRFLDHIISVGSLAFIGLPEFVTGVILVSVFSIKLHWFPANAAINPEAGFLEALPKLILPAITVCMVSLAYITRMTRSSTLGVLAMDFVRTAYLKGLRPYQVLFWHVLRNALLPTVTVVAIGVGWLIGGLIVTESLFSYPGLGRLLLFAIQRQDLPLIQASTLLLVSIFCVSNLAADILYAWLNPRIRY, from the coding sequence ATGAAACAATTTATCCTAAAACGCTTCGGGTTTGTCCTGTTGACCCTCCTGGTCTCGTCCATCCTTATTTTTATCGCCACCCAGATACTGCCCGGGGATGTGGCCCGGATGATTCTGGGGCGGTTTGCCACGGACGAGGCCCTGGCAAATCTCAGAGAACAACTGGGGCTGAACCGACCTCTGCTGGTTCAATACACAAGCTGGTTATGGAATTTTATCCAGGGGGACTGGGGCGTTTCCCTCAGTACGGACAGTCCTGTAATGGAACTTGTGTTCAGCCGGCTTAAAAATTCGGCCATGCTGGCGGTGGTGGCCTTTGCCATGTATGTCCCGGCAGGCATTTTTTTGGGGCTCATCGCTGCCTTTCGGCGGAATCGGTTCCTGGACCATATTATCTCCGTGGGCTCGCTTGCCTTTATCGGCCTGCCGGAATTTGTGACCGGTGTTATCCTGGTATCGGTTTTTTCCATCAAACTCCACTGGTTCCCGGCCAACGCTGCCATTAATCCGGAAGCAGGGTTTTTGGAAGCCCTGCCCAAACTGATCCTGCCCGCCATTACCGTGTGCATGGTCAGTCTGGCCTACATCACCCGCATGACCCGCTCCAGCACCCTGGGGGTCCTGGCCATGGACTTTGTGCGAACCGCATATTTAAAAGGACTTCGGCCCTACCAGGTTTTGTTCTGGCATGTACTGAGAAATGCCCTGCTGCCAACGGTTACGGTGGTGGCCATCGGCGTGGGATGGCTCATTGGCGGGCTCATTGTCACCGAATCTCTGTTCAGTTACCCGGGACTGGGACGGCTTCTGTTGTTCGCCATCCAGCGCCAGGACCTGCCGCTTATCCAGGCATCCACCCTGCTTCTGGTATCCATTTTCTGTGTGTCCAACCTGGCCGCAGACATTCTCTATGCCTGGTTAAACCCGAGAATCCGGTACTGA